The genome window ACTTGTAGCCAGGACCGCCGGTGCCCGTGCCCTCGGGGCAACCGCCCTGGATCACGAAGTCGGGGACGACGCGGTGGAAGGTGAGGCCGTCGTAGAAACCCGATCGGGCGAGCCCGACGAAGTTGTTGACGCTCTCGGACGCGAGCTGCGGATCGAGGTCCATGACGATCGTGCCGCGATCAGTGGTGACCGTGGTGCGGTACAGCTTCGACGCGTCGGTCTGAGGATCGGGTTTGCTCGGCATCGGTCGGCCTTTCGCTGGAGGGATCAGAGGGCGGTCGTCGTGCGGGGTTCGAGAGCGGCGGTCACATCGGCGAGGAGCTGACGGGCCTGGTCGACGAAGCGACCTTCGGGCGCGAGGATCAGGTAGCGCTGGAGATCGCCCTGGGCCGCGGCGAAGTCCTGGAACTCGTTCGCCAAGATGATCGCACGGAAGAACCGCGCGTCGGGAAATTCGGGATCGATCTCCACTGCCGCATCGAGGCGAGTCATGGCCTCGTCCACCAGTCCGGCGGCCTGCTCAGGTGCAGCGGCGGCCGCGAGATAGAGGACACGGCCCGACTGTGCGAACGCCTCGGCGTTGGCGGGATCGAGACGGATCACCTCGTCGTACTGCTCGAGGGCGCCTGCGAGGTCGTCGTCCTCCTCCAGGTAGCTCGCGAGCAGCAGACGGTTGTTGACGTTGGTCGGGTCACGCTCCAGCGCGGCCTCGAGCTCTTGGCGGGGGTTCCCGCGCTCGGGTCGTGTCGACGACGTGCCGGTATTTCCTGACGAGGTCTCACCCGCGCCCCTTCCTCCCAGCGCGGTGGCGAGCGCTACCGCCGACCCGATCGCGAACACCGCGATCGCTCCGATCACAGCGGCGCGGCGCCCCCAAGGGATCGACGGCGCGTTCGGACGGGCGTCGATGCCGTCTCGCAACGCGCGGATGACAGCCGCCGCGCGCGCGGTGTAGTCATCGTGCAACGCGGCGTACGACTCCTCGTCGATCCCGCCTGCCGCACGCTCTGCCTCGAGATCGTCGAGCGAGCGGAGCAAGAAGTCGCGCTCGTCCTCCAGGTGCGCGCGAGATTCGACATCAGGGCCATTGACACTCACGTTCGGCGAGCCTTGTCGACGAGGGCTTCGTCGGCATCGGTCGCGTGAAGCAATGGCTCTCGCCGCCAGCGCCGGGACGCGAGCACCAAGGTCGCCGCGCCCGCGATGACCAACACGATCGGCAGACCCCACAGCAGTACGCCAAGCCCGCTGCTCTCCGGTCTGAGCAGGATCGACTCCCCGTAGCGCTCGGCATACGCCTGCCGGATCTCGTCGTCGGACTCGCCGGCCGCGATGCGCCGTCGCAGATCGGCTCGGATCGCGCGCGACGTGGGGGCTAGTGACTGCGCCACCGACACGCCGTCACATTCGGGGCATTGGATCTCCGCGGCCAAGTCCCGCGCACGAGCCTGCGGCGTGACTTTGCCGCCCTGCGACGCCG of Acidimicrobiia bacterium contains these proteins:
- a CDS encoding peptidylprolyl isomerase; its protein translation is MPSKPDPQTDASKLYRTTVTTDRGTIVMDLDPQLASESVNNFVGLARSGFYDGLTFHRVVPDFVIQGGCPEGTGTGGPGYKWEDEPVKGEYTLGAVAMANAGPNTNGSQFFICIDDCTRKLSKDYNLFGHVVQGVDVAQATQVGDVMRSVVVEEVPRS
- a CDS encoding cytochrome c-type biogenesis protein, giving the protein MTLRRGAWVLLGVLVAGAVVFAASQGGKVTPQARARDLAAEIQCPECDGVSVAQSLAPTSRAIRADLRRRIAAGESDDEIRQAYAERYGESILLRPESSGLGVLLWGLPIVLVIAGAATLVLASRRWRREPLLHATDADEALVDKARRT